From the Candidatus Abyssobacteria bacterium SURF_5 genome, one window contains:
- a CDS encoding AAA family ATPase yields MKKSSNKPAAKPGAPPKKKHLKDANKKLAELLIREEMITRQELEEAIRQKNSADHFLGEILLDLRYVTEEELIGCLVRHCRIPHLKLSNLQVRTEAAELIPAEICHTYKLLPIDKLGSLLTVAMVNPLDTEALDAVKEQVKLRIKPILCSWADYSELYARIYGAEVNKDQQVHDEMGEEEEADEDDEEPKKDTASAARDKSTRREPQEEPAEEKKGAAESKTPCRRGLVERFIFQNFVVAEANSFTYALAKSVSEAPGAEYNPLFIYGNSGLGKTHLSNAIGNEAIRRDNSLSLFYIPTSQFIDELLEAIEQERMKEFRETFSNLDILIVDDVQFLSARTKAQEEFFNIFNAIYNRKRQIILISDVPPKKLKGLESRLISRFEGGVVACMEEPDFQTRLTILQQRSESAGVAVPEEVLELLAKSIPSNIRELEGALKKLLAYSSLVGHEISVELAQEILKHLFRPVEA; encoded by the coding sequence TTGAAAAAATCATCAAATAAACCGGCCGCTAAACCGGGCGCACCGCCGAAAAAAAAGCATCTGAAAGACGCCAATAAAAAGCTTGCCGAATTATTGATTCGCGAGGAAATGATCACGCGGCAGGAACTCGAAGAGGCGATTCGTCAGAAGAACTCGGCAGATCATTTTCTGGGTGAGATTTTGCTGGATCTCAGGTACGTCACGGAAGAGGAATTAATCGGTTGCCTCGTTCGCCATTGCCGCATTCCGCACCTCAAGCTCTCTAATCTGCAGGTTCGGACCGAGGCGGCCGAACTCATTCCGGCAGAGATCTGCCATACCTACAAGTTGCTGCCGATCGACAAATTGGGAAGCCTTCTCACGGTTGCGATGGTCAACCCGCTCGACACCGAGGCTCTCGATGCGGTGAAAGAACAGGTGAAGTTGCGAATAAAGCCCATCTTGTGCTCATGGGCCGATTATTCCGAGTTGTACGCGCGCATCTATGGGGCCGAGGTGAACAAGGATCAGCAGGTGCACGATGAGATGGGGGAGGAGGAAGAGGCGGACGAGGACGACGAAGAGCCTAAAAAGGACACCGCCTCCGCCGCTCGAGACAAAAGCACTCGGCGCGAGCCGCAGGAGGAACCGGCAGAGGAGAAAAAGGGGGCGGCGGAATCCAAGACTCCGTGCAGGCGCGGGTTGGTGGAGCGGTTTATTTTCCAGAATTTTGTGGTGGCGGAGGCAAACTCTTTCACCTATGCTCTCGCGAAGTCGGTATCCGAAGCGCCGGGAGCGGAATACAACCCGCTTTTCATTTACGGGAACAGCGGGCTGGGCAAGACGCATCTTTCGAATGCCATCGGAAATGAGGCAATACGGCGTGATAACAGCCTCTCGCTTTTCTACATTCCCACGAGCCAATTCATCGACGAATTGCTAGAGGCAATCGAACAGGAACGAATGAAGGAATTCCGCGAGACGTTCAGCAATCTCGATATCCTCATCGTGGACGACGTGCAGTTTCTCTCCGCTCGAACGAAAGCGCAGGAGGAATTTTTCAATATTTTCAACGCCATCTATAACAGGAAAAGGCAGATTATTCTGATCAGCGACGTTCCCCCCAAGAAGCTCAAGGGGCTGGAATCGCGCCTCATCTCGCGCTTCGAGGGAGGCGTAGTCGCATGCATGGAAGAGCCCGATTTTCAGACCCGGCTCACCATTCTCCAGCAACGCAGCGAGTCAGCCGGAGTGGCGGTGCCGGAGGAAGTCCTGGAACTGCTTGCGAAGTCTATTCCCTCTAATATTCGGGAACTCGAGGGGGCGCTCAAGAAGCTACTTGCGTACTCTTCGCTCGTGGGTCATGAAATCTCAGTGGAACTTGCACAGGAAATCCTGAAGCACCTGTTCCGCCCGGTGGAAGCATAG
- a CDS encoding sigma-54-dependent Fis family transcriptional regulator, with protein MEKARILIVEDEASMRELLAIMLERHGYKVEGVESYDEAAAKLRKGPWDLVITDLWLHEDRQGGIKVLQEAQQANGFISSIVITAHSSVDSAVEAMKLGAYDYLIKPFKNDELRMVVEKALESKHLRAENSILKSELKKHSRLDDLVGNSPGMINMKNLIRKVAGLSSTVLILGESGTGKELVAKAIHHCSPRDERPFVAINCGGIPESLLESELFGHVKGAFTGAISHKDGLFKVANGGTLFLDEIGETSMALQVKLLRVLDEMKIRPVGSSVDFSVDVRLISATNKDLEKLVAEGNFREDFYYRLNVIPIYVPLLRERREDILLLARYFLDSFFRRSGKMLQLSNEAERILEKYHWPGNVRELENVIERAAALCDGNRIEPDDLPVKVCCSGEEEPQVAEFPPEGIDLTTRVEAFERSLIKQALRKASNSQTRAAGLLRLSPRSLRYKLEKFNMKAREN; from the coding sequence ATGGAAAAGGCCCGAATTCTTATCGTTGAAGACGAGGCGAGCATGCGGGAGTTGCTCGCGATCATGTTGGAGCGTCACGGATACAAGGTAGAAGGCGTGGAGAGTTATGACGAGGCCGCCGCCAAACTTCGGAAGGGGCCGTGGGATCTGGTGATTACCGACCTGTGGCTTCATGAAGACCGGCAGGGAGGCATCAAGGTTCTCCAGGAAGCCCAGCAGGCGAACGGGTTTATTTCATCAATCGTGATTACCGCCCATAGTTCGGTCGATTCTGCGGTCGAAGCGATGAAACTGGGGGCCTATGATTACCTGATTAAGCCGTTCAAAAATGATGAGCTTCGCATGGTCGTCGAAAAGGCGCTGGAGAGCAAACATCTGCGGGCAGAAAACTCGATCCTCAAGTCAGAGTTGAAAAAACATTCTCGGCTCGATGACCTGGTTGGAAACAGCCCCGGCATGATCAACATGAAGAACCTGATCCGCAAAGTTGCAGGATTATCGAGCACTGTCTTAATCCTTGGAGAAAGCGGGACGGGAAAAGAATTGGTGGCAAAAGCCATTCACCACTGCAGTCCAAGAGACGAAAGGCCATTTGTGGCGATCAATTGCGGGGGCATCCCGGAGAGCCTGCTGGAGAGCGAGCTGTTCGGCCACGTCAAGGGTGCGTTTACCGGCGCCATATCCCACAAAGACGGCCTTTTCAAGGTCGCCAACGGCGGAACTCTATTCCTCGATGAAATCGGCGAAACGAGCATGGCTCTGCAGGTGAAGCTGCTGCGGGTGCTTGACGAGATGAAGATCCGGCCGGTAGGCAGTTCGGTTGACTTTTCCGTTGATGTCCGTCTCATATCCGCCACCAACAAGGATCTCGAAAAACTGGTGGCCGAGGGCAATTTCCGCGAGGATTTCTACTATCGCCTCAATGTGATCCCGATCTATGTGCCGCTGCTGCGCGAACGGCGTGAAGACATTCTGCTGCTGGCCCGGTATTTTCTCGACAGCTTCTTCAGGCGATCGGGAAAGATGTTGCAACTTTCCAATGAAGCCGAACGGATACTTGAGAAGTATCATTGGCCCGGAAATGTCAGAGAACTTGAGAATGTGATAGAAAGGGCCGCCGCCTTATGCGATGGTAACAGGATCGAGCCGGACGATCTTCCGGTAAAGGTTTGCTGTTCCGGAGAAGAGGAGCCTCAGGTGGCCGAATTTCCGCCGGAGGGAATCGACCTAACGACCAGGGTGGAGGCGTTTGAGCGCTCATTGATCAAGCAGGCGCTCCGCAAGGCATCAAACTCACAGACGCGCGCTGCCGGTTTGCTCAGGCTTT
- the pilB gene encoding type IV-A pilus assembly ATPase PilB: MVETLKKRLGDILIEERLLTQEQLAQALYEQRRTGQPLVVILIQAGLVSEEDIVITLSEQLGIPHLRVESYEIPPEVIGEVSEGIARRYHLIPVAKTGKSLTVAMSDPLNIVAIDDVRMLTGYEIETVVALDSEVKNAIDKYYGGKQQSLDDFEDILRDAQADVVTVLDEQQELDISHLKKEVEQAPVIRLVNLTLVNAIKQGASDIHIEPFERQVRVRYRIDGVLRENQSPPKALQAAVVSRIKVLSELDIAERRVPQDGRFRIKFEGREIDFRVSTLPTYFGEKVVLRILDKGSLQLDLDKLGFEEQPLQDFRESLSRPNGIILITGPTGSGKTTTLYSALHMLNTMDVNIVTVEDPVEYELHGINQVQAKPEIGLTFASGLRSILRQDPDIVMVGEIRDEETADIAIKAALTGHLVLSTLHTNDAPGAITRLIDMGMEPFLIASSLLMAAAQRLVRKICPDCRENYKVPERVLERAQFRFKPGEKVVLSRGKGCARCGETGYRGRLALLEVLRVRENIQDLIMQSVPSSEIKAAGIKNEMLTLRQVALNKVKAGLTTLEEGLRVTAPD; this comes from the coding sequence ATGGTGGAGACATTGAAGAAGCGTCTGGGCGACATCCTGATCGAAGAGCGGTTGTTAACTCAAGAGCAACTGGCTCAGGCACTGTATGAACAGAGGCGGACGGGCCAGCCGCTCGTGGTTATCCTGATTCAGGCGGGGCTGGTAAGCGAGGAAGATATCGTTATCACCTTGAGCGAGCAGCTTGGCATCCCGCACCTGCGCGTGGAGAGCTACGAGATCCCGCCCGAAGTCATTGGAGAAGTGTCCGAGGGCATAGCCCGCCGCTATCACTTGATACCGGTGGCTAAAACCGGGAAATCGCTTACGGTCGCCATGTCGGATCCGCTCAACATCGTTGCCATCGACGATGTCCGCATGCTTACCGGATATGAGATTGAGACCGTTGTCGCGCTGGATTCGGAAGTGAAAAACGCAATCGATAAGTATTACGGGGGCAAGCAGCAGAGTCTGGACGACTTCGAAGATATTTTGCGCGATGCACAGGCGGACGTGGTCACGGTTCTCGACGAGCAGCAGGAACTCGATATCAGCCATCTGAAGAAGGAGGTTGAGCAGGCTCCGGTCATCCGGCTGGTTAATCTCACCCTGGTAAATGCCATCAAACAGGGAGCGAGCGACATCCATATCGAGCCGTTCGAGAGACAGGTGCGAGTACGCTACCGCATAGACGGCGTGCTTCGCGAGAACCAGTCGCCCCCAAAGGCGCTGCAGGCGGCAGTCGTTTCGCGCATCAAGGTCCTTTCGGAACTGGATATCGCGGAGCGGCGCGTGCCACAGGACGGCCGCTTCCGAATAAAATTCGAAGGGCGTGAAATAGACTTTCGTGTTTCAACGCTTCCCACGTATTTCGGCGAGAAAGTGGTGCTGCGTATTCTGGATAAGGGGTCCTTGCAGCTCGATCTCGACAAGCTCGGCTTCGAAGAGCAGCCGCTGCAGGATTTTCGGGAAAGTCTGAGCAGGCCCAACGGCATCATCCTCATCACCGGTCCTACCGGCAGCGGGAAGACCACGACCTTGTACTCGGCGCTTCACATGCTGAACACCATGGATGTCAACATCGTAACCGTTGAGGATCCGGTTGAATATGAGTTGCACGGAATCAATCAAGTTCAGGCAAAGCCGGAGATCGGCCTCACGTTCGCTTCCGGCCTCAGATCGATTCTCAGGCAGGACCCCGACATCGTAATGGTCGGCGAAATCCGCGATGAGGAAACGGCCGATATCGCAATAAAAGCCGCTCTGACCGGACACCTCGTCCTCAGCACGTTGCACACGAATGACGCCCCCGGCGCAATCACGCGGCTCATCGACATGGGAATGGAGCCGTTCCTGATCGCCTCTTCTTTGCTCATGGCCGCCGCCCAGCGACTGGTCCGGAAAATCTGCCCCGATTGCAGGGAAAATTACAAAGTCCCCGAACGCGTGCTCGAGCGGGCCCAATTTCGATTCAAGCCGGGAGAAAAAGTCGTTCTTTCCCGCGGAAAAGGATGTGCTCGCTGCGGTGAAACGGGCTATCGCGGACGACTTGCACTTCTCGAAGTTTTGCGGGTGAGGGAGAACATACAAGATCTGATCATGCAGTCCGTGCCCTCGAGCGAGATCAAAGCGGCGGGAATCAAGAACGAGATGCTGACGCTCCGCCAGGTCGCCCTGAACAAGGTGAAGGCCGGCCTCACGACGCTTGAAGAAGGGTTACGGGTTACGGCCCCCGATTAA
- a CDS encoding PAS domain S-box protein — translation MIDPFKTDLEQSSLILKRFALARAFIVTIVAVYCGFLQVSTGARTDLSTAYLFAILAVALIESFLVAGIIAAGYAPTMRMSLFLLCADLVLISAITLMTGGSASVFVFLNVAVILSASLLLSLNWSAFVATICSLLFLAVMVLELHGYVLPASPFQVKAMNMSGLHRWADTGMKIFAFYLTAFLGGLLSHRVGLLQSFHESILNSLSSGYLSINRDQMVTYLNPAGSRLLKWERMDAVGKNVSTIFPVIDVPNPLVEAIAKQKESNSREIAVMRGDGKTIPVGVTVSPIKSSTQKLLGAVGSFIDLTELKQMEDRLRRADRLAAIGETSAGLAHEIRNPVASIRGAVQELSENLKLEDSNRQLFSIVVRECDQLGKIVSDFLEFVSGRIHEDGYFNINTLLDEVVEIAQRNFFNGDGQIYATIPPALGEIKGNRAQMQEALLNVVRNGREAMPAGGCLRIDAAGSGAEVRITIEDEGTGISPEELRRVFDPFFTTKPRGTGLGLAIVHKIITSHKGSIDVDSRVGEGTRIKIILPRIG, via the coding sequence ATGATCGACCCTTTCAAAACCGATTTGGAGCAGAGCAGTCTCATCCTGAAAAGATTTGCGCTGGCGCGGGCTTTTATCGTAACGATTGTCGCCGTCTACTGCGGGTTTTTGCAGGTGAGCACGGGTGCCCGTACCGATCTGAGCACCGCGTACCTGTTCGCCATACTCGCGGTTGCACTTATCGAATCTTTTCTGGTCGCGGGCATTATCGCCGCCGGCTATGCGCCGACGATGCGGATGTCCCTGTTCCTTCTGTGCGCCGACCTGGTCTTGATCAGCGCCATCACGCTGATGACCGGCGGGAGTGCAAGCGTCTTCGTCTTTCTGAATGTGGCCGTGATCCTTTCGGCAAGCCTGTTGCTTTCGCTCAATTGGAGCGCTTTCGTCGCTACCATTTGTTCCCTTCTTTTCCTGGCTGTAATGGTGCTGGAATTGCATGGATATGTATTACCGGCCTCCCCCTTCCAGGTGAAAGCGATGAATATGTCCGGCTTACACCGCTGGGCCGATACCGGGATGAAAATTTTCGCGTTTTACCTGACCGCGTTTTTGGGCGGGTTGCTGTCTCACCGGGTCGGCTTGCTGCAGTCGTTTCATGAGAGCATTCTCAATAGCCTGTCCAGCGGATATCTCAGCATCAACCGGGACCAAATGGTGACGTATCTGAATCCGGCGGGCTCGCGTTTACTGAAATGGGAGCGGATGGATGCGGTCGGCAAGAACGTATCCACCATCTTTCCCGTAATCGACGTCCCGAATCCGCTTGTTGAAGCCATAGCGAAACAAAAGGAATCCAACAGCCGGGAAATTGCGGTTATGCGGGGCGATGGGAAAACGATCCCTGTCGGCGTAACCGTCTCTCCAATAAAGAGCAGCACCCAAAAGCTTCTGGGAGCGGTCGGCAGTTTTATCGATCTGACAGAGCTCAAGCAGATGGAGGACAGGCTGCGGCGGGCGGACCGATTGGCGGCGATCGGGGAGACATCGGCCGGTCTTGCTCATGAAATAAGGAATCCTGTCGCTTCCATCCGCGGCGCGGTACAAGAGCTTTCAGAGAATCTGAAACTTGAAGATTCGAATAGGCAATTATTTTCGATCGTCGTCCGGGAATGCGACCAACTGGGAAAAATCGTATCCGATTTCCTTGAATTCGTCAGCGGCCGGATTCATGAGGACGGCTATTTCAATATCAACACCTTGTTAGATGAAGTAGTGGAAATCGCACAAAGGAATTTCTTCAACGGCGATGGTCAAATCTATGCCACTATTCCGCCGGCTCTTGGCGAAATCAAGGGTAACCGGGCTCAAATGCAGGAAGCGTTGCTGAATGTGGTTCGAAACGGGAGAGAAGCGATGCCTGCCGGAGGATGTCTCCGAATCGATGCTGCCGGTTCAGGAGCGGAGGTGCGCATTACGATAGAGGACGAGGGCACCGGTATCTCACCCGAAGAATTACGCAGAGTTTTCGATCCCTTCTTCACCACGAAGCCAAGGGGAACCGGTTTGGGACTTGCAATCGTTCACAAAATTATAACTTCCCATAAAGGTTCCATTGATGTAGACAGCAGGGTGGGCGAGGGGACGCGCATCAAGATCATTTTGCCCCGGATAGGATGA
- a CDS encoding type IV pilus twitching motility protein PilT has protein sequence MLQLEDLCRHLIEHNASDLHLVVGVPPQLRIDGELYPMDLPPLTPEITKSLSYSILTERQIKEFEKEKELDMSFGIKGLSRFRVNLFIDRGSVTAAIRTIPYEVPGFEELGIPKSVRDLADRPLGLVLVCGPTGSGKSTTLAALLNKINLEQRCHILTIEDPIEYLHSHKMSIINQREVYADTHSFAAALKHILRQDPDVIMIGEMRDLETIEAALTVAETGHLVFATLHSNDATQSINRMVDVFPPHQQVQVRTQLSFVLEGIIVQKLLPRKDGNGRVLAMEIMVATTAIRSLIREEKLHQIYSSISTGGGLGMQTMNQSLYKLYKNGQLSYEQALEASSNQEDLLRLMGKGF, from the coding sequence ATGCTGCAATTGGAAGACTTGTGCCGGCATTTAATCGAACATAATGCCTCCGACCTTCATCTCGTTGTTGGAGTTCCCCCACAGCTTCGAATCGACGGCGAACTCTACCCGATGGACTTGCCGCCACTTACTCCGGAAATAACGAAGAGTCTCTCATACAGCATTCTCACTGAGCGCCAGATAAAGGAGTTCGAGAAAGAAAAGGAACTGGATATGTCGTTCGGGATCAAAGGATTGAGCCGGTTCCGCGTCAATTTGTTTATTGACCGCGGCTCCGTCACTGCCGCCATCCGGACAATCCCGTACGAGGTTCCGGGTTTCGAGGAATTAGGGATTCCCAAAAGCGTTCGAGATCTCGCGGACCGGCCGCTGGGGCTGGTGCTGGTTTGCGGTCCGACCGGCAGCGGGAAGAGCACGACTCTGGCCGCTCTGCTCAACAAGATCAACCTCGAGCAGCGTTGCCATATCCTGACCATCGAGGATCCCATTGAATATTTGCATTCGCACAAGATGAGCATCATCAATCAGCGTGAAGTATACGCGGATACGCACTCATTCGCGGCCGCTTTGAAGCACATTCTGCGACAGGACCCGGATGTCATCATGATTGGAGAAATGCGCGACCTGGAAACGATTGAAGCGGCGCTGACGGTGGCCGAGACGGGTCATCTCGTTTTTGCCACGCTCCATTCGAATGATGCGACCCAGTCAATCAACCGAATGGTCGACGTGTTTCCTCCGCACCAGCAAGTTCAGGTACGCACGCAGCTTTCCTTCGTTCTGGAAGGGATCATCGTGCAAAAACTTCTTCCGCGCAAGGATGGAAACGGCAGAGTCCTTGCGATGGAGATCATGGTCGCAACCACCGCGATCCGGAGCCTGATCAGGGAAGAAAAACTGCACCAGATTTATTCTTCGATCAGCACGGGAGGCGGCCTGGGAATGCAGACCATGAATCAATCCCTCTATAAACTCTACAAGAACGGCCAGCTCTCGTACGAACAGGCGCTTGAAGCCAGTTCGAACCAGGAAGACCTGTTGAGGCTGATGGGGAAGGGATTCTGA